Proteins from one Chroicocephalus ridibundus chromosome 16, bChrRid1.1, whole genome shotgun sequence genomic window:
- the DHRS3 gene encoding short-chain dehydrogenase/reductase 3 isoform X2 yields MMGTECHYFICDVGNREEVYRQAKAVREKVGDITILVNNAAVVHGKSLMDSDDDALLKSQHINTLGQFWTTKAFLPRMLELQNGHIVCLNSVLALSAIPGAIDYCTSKASSFAFMESLTLGLLDCPGVNATTVLPFHTSTEMFQGMRIRFPNLFPPLKPETVARRTVEAVQMNQAFLLLPWTMHVLVILKSILPQAALEEIHKFSGSYTCMNTFKGRT; encoded by the exons ATGATGGGGACAGAATGCCATTATTTCATTTGTGATGTAGGAAATCGAGAGGAGGTCTATCGGCAAGCCAAAGCTGTGCGGGAAAAG gTGGGTGATATCACTATCCTGGTGAACAATGCTGCTGTGGTCCATGGTAAGAGCCTGATGGACAGCGATGATGATGCACTGCTCAAATCACAACATATAAACACTCTGGGACAGTTCTGG ACCACCAAAGCATTCCTGCCAAGGATGCTGGAGTTGCAGAATGGACACATTGTTTGCCTGAACTCTGTCCTGGCCTTGTCAGCCATCCCTGGTGCCATTGACTACTGCACCTCCAAAGCCTCGTCCTTTGCCTTTATGGAGAGCCTGACCTTGGGGCTGCTGGACTGTCCCGGAGTGAATGCCACAACAGTCCTGCCCTTCCACACGAGCACAGAGATGTTTCAGGGCATGAGAATCAG GTTCCCtaatctttttcctcctctcaagCCAGAGACAGTGGCTAGGAGGACAGTAGAAGCCGTTCAGATGAATCAAGCCTTCCTGCTCCTTCCATGGACAATGCATGTTCTTGTCATCCTAAAAAG CATTCTCCCTCAGGCAGCACTTGAAGAAATCCACAAGTTTTCTGGGAGCTACACCTGCATGAACACTTTTAAAGGACGAACATAG